One Maribacter sp. HTCC2170 genomic window, TCGCAAGAGCAGGTTGCTGTTTGTCCATTTAGTTCCATGGTCGAACATTGGTTGGGGGCATGGTTGGGACAACTGGCCTCAAATGCACGAAACTGGTTGAACCCTGCATTAATTACAAAAACGCCTGCCGTACCTACACCGGCCGAACCTACATAAATTGCATTTCCCGTATTTGTCAAGGGGCTGTACAACGGTAAATTCAGGTTCATATCAAACCTAAAACCAATTTCCTGTAAGTAAGGATTCCTGTTCGTAGTATCAGTATTACATGATAATAAAAAGACTATAAAAAATAAGGCACAATAGCGACTCATAGTACGTTTTCTAATAAGTGAAACTTCCGCAAAATTGAGCAAAAAATATGTATCTTTGCGTTAAATCCTCTTTAAAAAAGGGGATTTTCCTATTTATTAAACGATGAAGCTATGAGTAACGTATCTTATTACACGGCAGAAGGCTTAAAAAATTTGAGAGATGAGTTGAATCAACTTAAAGATGTTGAGCGACCAAAAGCCTCCCAGGCAATTGCAGAGGCCAGGGATAAGGGAGACTTGTCTGAAAATGCGGAATATGACGCTGCCAAAGAAGCGCAAGGTCTTTTAGAATTGAGAATTTCTAAACTGGAAGATACTGTGGCCAATGCCAGATTAATCGATGAATCTCAATTAGATACTTCGAAAGTGTTGGTGTTATCAACGGTAAAACTTAAGAACCAGGCCAACGGTATGGAAATGAAATATACTTTGGTGGCAGAAAGTGAAGCCGATCTAAAAACAGGCAAGATTTCGGTAAACTCGCCAATTGGTAAAGGCCTGTTAGGTAAAGAAGTAGGCGATACAGCTGAAATCACTGTGCCAAATGGTAAAATCACTTTTGAGATTTTAGAAATTACCAGAGAATAGATAATCATAAATCTTTATATTTAATCCTATCGAATTTTGATAGGATTTTTTTTTGGATTGAAACTAAAAACTAAACTACCATGGCCAGTATTTTCACCAAGATTATTAACGGAGAAATTCCTTGTTATAAAATAGCCGAAGATGAAAATTTCTTTGCTTTTTTGGACATTAATCCCAATGCCATTGGGCATACTTTATGTATCCCAAAAAAAGAGGTTGATAAAATTACAGATTTGGATGCAGACACCTATCTGGGTCTTATGTCATTTTCAATGAAAATAGGCAAAGCAATTGAAGCATCCTTGGATTGTAAGCGTGTAGGGATGACCGTAATCGGATTGGAAGTGCCACATGTTCATGTGCATATGATTCCTTTGAATACTATGAAAGAAGCCACCTTTCAGCATAAGGTTTCTCTAACCCAAGAAGAATTTGAAACTATTGCCAGGAAAATCATTT contains:
- the greA gene encoding transcription elongation factor GreA, producing MSNVSYYTAEGLKNLRDELNQLKDVERPKASQAIAEARDKGDLSENAEYDAAKEAQGLLELRISKLEDTVANARLIDESQLDTSKVLVLSTVKLKNQANGMEMKYTLVAESEADLKTGKISVNSPIGKGLLGKEVGDTAEITVPNGKITFEILEITRE
- a CDS encoding HIT family protein, yielding MASIFTKIINGEIPCYKIAEDENFFAFLDINPNAIGHTLCIPKKEVDKITDLDADTYLGLMSFSMKIGKAIEASLDCKRVGMTVIGLEVPHVHVHMIPLNTMKEATFQHKVSLTQEEFETIARKIISKIE